In Zingiber officinale cultivar Zhangliang chromosome 8B, Zo_v1.1, whole genome shotgun sequence, a single genomic region encodes these proteins:
- the LOC122015865 gene encoding biogenesis of lysosome-related organelles complex 1 subunit 2-like translates to MADEKTKAAARDELAESLADLFTNISTMVKGELEGTNNQLLLLEKMNQKVAEEYNGYGDIASGLRVFVEQLSAKNHGFAEYVQQIEKIDQQVTEFEAVISMLDRYTSLLERKVQSACHKMPTT, encoded by the exons ATGGCGGACGAGAAGACGAAGGCGGCGGCGAGGGATGAACTTGCGGAATCATTGGCGGACCTCTTCACCAACATCTCCACGATGGTCAAAGGCGAGCTCGAG GGAACAAATAACCAGCTATTGCTGCTGGAGAAAATGAACCAGAAAGTGGCCGAGGAATACAATGGCTACGGAGACATTGCATCTGGTCTGAGAGTATTCGTCGAACAGTTAAGTGCAAAAAACCATGGTTTTGCAGAGTATGTCCAACAAATCGAGAAGATAGATCAGCAAGTAACTGAATTTGAAGCTGTCATATCGATGCTTGATAGATACACCTCTTTGCTGGAAAGGAAAGTGCAATCTGCTTGTCACAAAATGCCTACTACATGA